The genomic stretch CTTTTAATTTAGTTTATCTAGTTTTATCTTTCAAGTATTCACATCTTCTGTTGTGTTAGAGAGCGTGGAAGAAGACAAATCAAGTAAAACTGTGTATCTCATGTAAACTAAACAGTACTCAAAAATACAAATGAGCAAGAATTTTCTTCAGGAACTGTTTTGTAGTGGGCTATTTTAGGTAGTTCTTTCAGACTTGAGACAGCTTTTTCCTGTCCCTGAATGAAGGTTCCTACTTAGCCCTTGCATGCATGACATATTGCAAAGTAGAGACAATTAGTGCCAATGAGGCTTATGTGACTGCATATACCTCTGCAGACAGTCAGCATGACTAAAATGCCATGTAAAGAAACCCAAATGTGCTGCTGAGGGCAGAGATGGAGTTGTGGCTCTCTGTGGATAGGCCGTATCTGCTACTATGTGTTCTCAGAACAGTTAGCCAAATTACTATCAAAACCAcctttgtttcttgtttcattttatgctGATGAAGCAGTTCTTGTTCTGGAAGAATACTGTTATCTTACTGTATGTCCTTTGTTGCAAATGTTCAAGCTTTCAGTTTGAATGCTTGCCAGAACCTTTTGTATCAGGAGTTAGAGAAACAGCTCTGTCATTTCCAGTATTTGTGTCATCCAAGTAGTGTATAGATTCAGTTTCTAGAGTGGAATCCATTGTAGCTTGAATACATTTGAGATCTATAATTAAATTCCATATTTCTTTGTCTTGCTATGTACACATTATTTTTCCATCTAACCTTTTTTGTGGCTTGGGAGAAGTTTTCTCCTATATATgagaagaaatagcagaaaCTTTTGCTTTGATAAATCCAATATCCTGCACCACTGCAGACTGCTAATGAGTGTTCTACAACTTTGTTTACTAAAAGCAGGTAAAAAGAATTGCCAGTGATGCTTCTTGAAAAAGATCTCAAACACAAAATATTGATCATACAATCATACATTCTTTTTTACTTCAGGAAGATTTAGCAACTTTTTAGTATATTACTGTAAATTAGTTCTTAATTTGGAATAGTTTGTTCTGAATGCTGTAAAACTTGAGTAAACAGCTGGAATATGCACAAATGACTTATAACTACCATCTCTCTCCTAGTTTGTCCAGACAACCTCTTCAATAAAATAAAGTCTTCCTGTGCAAAATCAATAAGGAGATGCAAGGAGATCAACATTTCCTTCTTCCCATATGAATCTCGGGTAAGTTTCATTCTTTATCTTGTCAGCAAAAAATAGTCTGGAGGACTAATTTAATGTATTGATGACCTGCTAGGAAATGATTAAATAGAATCTAgttcttggttttgtgttttagcTGGCACTGTGTGAGACTTGTTGCCATTTTGGCATATTTCCAGTGCTGGCCtgtatttttcagatgaaaacaaatgcttttgtaCTCAAAGGCTTACTGTTTGCACTTGATGTCTTTACCAGACTTGGAGTCATTTGCAATAGAGAGGTTAGAGAAGGTATCTGTCCTTTAGGAGAAGTAAAGTATTCTAGCTTATCTTTAGTAAGCAGTCAAGTTTGTTACTGCTTATACTGATGTGTTCTTTTGACAGACTAGGTGGGTTAGTGCATAGGAATAAGTAAAAAACTAGCTGCTTTgtgaaagtcagaaaaggagCGCAAATGGATGAAGAGAACTGAAGGGGAACGGAGCAAAACGGagcaaaaaagacaaacaaagcCTATAACAACTTAGTGAACTCTTTCTTGAGAGGAAAACATGGAAACCCATGTTTTGTCAAATAAAAATTTGAGATCACCAATGTAAACCAAGTGCTTTCCATGTGAACCCACACAGTGTGTGCTGTGTTGAGAAATAATTTGTTGCTTAAGCACTTTATCAGATACAGAAGGCTGAGGTGCACAGTGATGCTCACTGGTAAGTGAAGTCCCCAAACTCTGTTCCCTATTAGAAATTGTACAACTAAGTGTGGATGTTTCCCACAAGTCTTACTTATATTCTTCAAACCTTATGACCATATCAAGGGTCAGAACTATTGTGTATACCAAGTGGCAGGTGAATATAGGCGTGGTTGCTGCTGTCTAAGCCTTACTGTGATGCAGTTTCCTAATTTGACAGCACAGATGTTTTTACACTAAAGGTGTTTTATTATTTAGATAGAGAAACCATCAGAGAATGGcgcagctttatatgctgagaaCATCATATAATACGGAATATCGCTTGGGTCAGTTGCCATCGGCTGGCCCAGCTGTGTCCTctcacagcttcttgtgcacccccagcctgctcactggtggggtagtgtgagaagcagaagaagccTTGAGTCTGCATAAGCATtgctcagcagtaacaaaaacatccctgtgttatcaacactgttttcagtacAAATCCAAAATGTAGCCTATGCCAGCTACGATGAAGAAAGTTAAGTccatcccagccaaaatcaGCACAGGGCTATTTTTCTCAAGTCGAACATAGGcagcatttaatttcttctcatttttagtttagttttgcattttcagtattttgggTTGTGAGAACATTTTAAATCCTTTTCAAAGGATCAGAGAATGCTAACTAGTTTTCCTAATTTAAAATCTGTGGGCCTGCTTTCTGATGTTATATGAGTAAATAATCAGACTGTGCTCTGGGCAAAGTCCAAGTGATTATTCACTAGAATGAAACCAAATCTTTATCTGAATGGTCGTTCTTCTTTGGCTGTGTAGTTACAGAGTCCATCTGAAGCTGGAGAAAATCTGTTTACTGACAATGAGATTTGTTCTCGTGTTTACATTCCATTTATTAAGCTGTTGaaaaagtttttcttctgtgtagtACTAAACATCTTCTGTCAAggtttaatgtttttaaagaatttcaGCCCTTGGAGGTGAAGTCTTAATATAATAAACACATAATAGataaaattctattttaaacaaatttacCTTGATACCTTCTATGATCATTCTGGTATTGCATTATATGGTTCTTTATGAGAACACTGGATGATATTTAGTTCTGCTTGACTTGGGTCCTTCCATCTGTACAGACAGTAAGcaatttgaaaaatacagtaattaggGGAGGAGcgtaatagaatcatagtatagttagggttggaaaggaccttaagatcatctacttccaaccccccctgccatgggcagggacatctcacactaaaccatactacccagggctttatccaacctggcaatgaacactgccagggatggagcattaaaATAGAGGAAAAGAGTATAAGAACAAGAAACATGAGCTTAACAGGACAGAGAAAGAGGATGaaagtgtttttgttgttgtggggtttttttatggcATTTCGCTCCAATGTGTTTTTGAAGTATTAGCATTTGTTTTACCATATAGTTTATAATTATACAATTtaagtcttttatttttttgttgttgttatgcTTTGCATAGGTATTTACTCTCAATGTTCCAGATGCATTCTACCGCTGTTATAGTCCAACTCTGGCTAAGACAAAAGATAAAGATGCTGTAATGCAAGTTATGGCTGAACAAATTGTTACATTATGTGCCACGCTAGATGAGAACCCAGGAGTACGATATAAAAGGTGGGGCAAAAATAGTGTCACATAGTGTAGTTGCTTTCACTTACTGGACTTCTCACATTGTTTGGTAGTAGCCTGAGGCTGCAGCCTGGTTTGTTTTACTGTGGTTTAATTGGTATTAATCCACAGGTCTGAAATAGGCAATGACAGGAATTTGTGAAGTGTAAGCAGAACaatgtgttatttttctgtatgtatttgtaTAACAGTACTTACTATACCCTGGTTTGTTATGAGTTGTTTGGTTTATGTTTGATCAGTAGAAATTAGAAATAGTTCGAATGCAGTTTGGAAACTGCTCATGAAACCAGAGGCTCAAGCTGTGGagttctttctgttttaatggTAGCATTTTAGTGGTTTTGATGAAGAAAATTTTAGTTCTTTTTGCATGCTTCCTGTTTTCCCAGTGGACCATCTGATAGAGCCTGCAAACTCGCAGAACTGGTTGAAAAAAATCTTGAGAATTACTACGAAACTGATGAGAAAAGCCAAATAAAGGtaaaaagtgaattaaaacGTTTGCTTTTCCTTATAAGTTTGGGGgcaaagaaataatgtttaGAGTATGTTTTGACAATAGATTCtacaaaaccagattttatttattaataaaggcAACTAGTTGCcatttatttgggttttgagTATGGAAACAACTTAGAGGTTGTAACTGAAACAATAAACCTGTATGTAAGCAAAAGGAATTTGTGTGATCAAACTAAGTGTGCTTGAAAAATTGGCCCTATGATAACGTAGGGGATGATACAAGCCTGAAGCAAAGTGGGTAACTTGTTTTAACGTCACCTTCCTTAAGGCTGTGGAAGAGGGGTATGTGTAGAAGGACTTAAATGCAGAATTGAAATGACTTCTATTAAGGGATTTATTGTCCACAAAGATAGAGCTTTTCACATATATAGTGGTTTTGATCTGTCACTATAGATTGGGGCAGATTAGGGCAGGTGCCGAAATGCAGAAGTACGGGGTATACTATTCTGACTTAGTGCCATGCCACTCTgtgacagaaataaatgtaCCTGATGCTACTGCAACTTCACTGAACCCCGAAATGAAGCTTTCAATTCAGTGGTTGGATGTGAATTTTTCTGTATTGCAGAACAGTATTGGTAGTCTGCTCTGAAATACAAACAACATACTTATTTGTGACAAGTCAGTGGAAGgccttctttctttgtttttcctataCATTTTTGTTCATTAGATAACTGCATTGCAAGGGGCTAAGAGCACTGCCTTTAAAACCGGTGTTTATAGCTGCTGTGTTCTGGTTATCATTCAAATGTTTGCTGTTATTTAtgttgaaaatgaaaacttggaCTATACTTTGTAGGgacttttcagttatttttctgaaaatgtctgCAATGCTGTAGCTTATTTTAAATAGACTTAACATGCATTAACTTTTTACTGTCTATATTAACTTTACATTTATTTGATGGCTTTCTAGGCTAAAACCCATTCCCAACTAATAATAATTGATCGTGGCTTTGACCCAGTGTCAACTGTCCTTCATGAGCTCACCTTTCAGGCAATGGCATATGATCTGCTACCAATTGAAAATGATACTTACAAGCAAGTATTGAAAGACAAAACTAAATCTAAACACCTTAGTCTTGATTAGAAAATCTATGGAATTGTTTAGCTGAATTGCATCATAGCAATATTAGCTGCTTATATTACATAAGGGTTGCTTCACTTATTAGTCTTTCCTTTTGGATTTCTAACTTCCTCCTTTGGTTGACTTCCTCATTTACTTGAGATGAAGTAAGCTCTAACTAGGATTTTTGCCAAGTTTGAGTctaacaaattaattttttttttttttaaacaaagaacatTGTACTAGACTTGAAGCAAAACCTTAGTAGTGGATGTTCaacttctctgcctttttttcatattttcaacCTTCTTGGCCTAAAAGGCAAACAAGACCAGTAATTACATACTGAGAAGAAGCTTAGCTAGTTCTAGGGAGCACTAACTTTTATAGCTCCTGTCATACAATTTTTGTAATTGTTATAATTTACATGTTTCTACCCTAAATGCACGTTTAGTTAAGTCACATTCAGTTTATAAGCATTATTTTATCCCTGTTTGGCAGTGTGACGTGTTTTTGTGTAAGGTATGCACTTTGTCAGATTGTTCTGACACCCAAGGTATTGGTAAGACTTTGCTTTGTGATGACCGACTCGAGCAAATGAGACCTCATCACCTCAGTGCTTAGTTAAGCAAGGAGGAATGTGTATCTTCTATCAAATACATTGGGtgaatattttcaaagaaaatgtagAATTTGACATCTCTGAAATTTGCTGGGTATGAAAAGGTAGCAGAGTGTTTTCTAAGCAGTCATGATCTGACTTTTGCAATTAATcttgtaattttttcttcttctctgctcTCTGGTCATATACACTGTGAGTTTCTGTAAATGTGAAAATGTTATGTAGTGTGGTTGCGGTTGCTTTATACTTTTGTTTGTAGAAAAGTAGTAGCTGGTCCGTAATGCTATGAAGCATAGCTCTTGTATGCATCAAGTAATTAGTCCTACTTAGTCTGTCTTGTTGATGAGTGCGACTTGGTTTTTCTTCAGAGATATAAAATGTCCTGGAGTAGATAGAGAAAGCTGCACTTTGTAATCTCAACATGTATTACTTTgcatgcattttgcattttaagcCAAAGGGAGGTTAACATTGGAACCTGAAGAGTAATTGAGGTCCATGTAAATATATGATTGAAACTCAGGTTACTGTTGATTTAAAAGAATGTCCAAGAAGCTATTGCCCCAAAGAGTCAGTTTAAGAGTTATCTACTCCTTCTATGTTCAAAGATGTAAGCTGTGAAATCCTATGTAGATTATGTTGTTGGGCCATTGCTGTGTTACTGTGtgtgggggttggaactcaaaCCAAGTAACTCTGAATTTTCTCTTGGAAGATAcaaaacagaagggaaggaaCGGGAGGCAATTCTGGAGGAAGATGATGAGCTCTGGGTGAAGATTCGGCACCAGCATATTGCTGATGTGATAGAGTATGtgaataaaataacaaaaactaGTTCAAAATGCAAGTTACAGGAGTCTGAATGTATTTGAGCTGTTAATTAGGAATGCAGGCAGTAGTGAAGATGGTTTGCAATATAGACTGCAGCCTTTTAAACAATCAGTGCCAGGGAGAAAACATACTTTCAAAAACAGAACTATGTACAGAAGTATACTTTTTTTCtataaagtatatatataatgtatataaatataaagtataaatatatataaaatatataaataatacagtTTTACTGTATCTTAATTACAGTTCTTgagggaaatggaaataaaattatttcctgaaaAGTGTCTTCAAATCTTTTAAATCGGAAGGTATAATTTTGCAGAAAGTACTAGCAAGTTATTGCACCAAATGATGTGCTGGAGATACCGTAAACAGAATGTTTTAACATGAATTTGGTTTTTGTGTCAAAAAACACTCTTCTGTGAAGCAGACCTGTATTTGAAACTTTTGCTTTAATTCAGAAGCTCTTCTTGCACACTTCTGTTAAGATTTTAAGTGTTGTTAAATCTTTAAGAACTGTGGTACTGTTGCATTtgattactttctttttttacttctttctttttcatcaggGAAATACCAAAACTTTTTAAAGAAGCTtcatcaaaaagaaaagcagcagaaggaaaagtgagttgtttaaattattaattattggttttccttgtaatttaattattttcagctgATCAGATCTATGTAAGTCATGGACCCTTTATAGAAATTAAGGCTTATCTCACTGGCAGTTTTTGGAGGGTGTGGGGGACCAAGGCTGCAACAGGGagggaaaataataatgttaaatattgggaggggaaaaaacttTAACTTGTGTCATTTCTTCCCAGGTATCCATATCTGCTCTGACCCAGCTAATGAAAAAGATGCCACTTTATCGTAAAGAGATTAGTAGGGTAAGGGGTCTTTTGTAACTCCAACTTCACGATAAATCATTTTGTACACTGCAATTTTGTGTTGTTGAAGTCTAGTTCTATCCTATCATTTTCCTGTTTAGAGTGCTATATAACTTTTCTCCAAATTAATGTCACCTGTAAAATTGTGACAAGAAAGCTTGTTTCCAGGTGTTTAGtgtgtaaaaaacaaaacaaaaaaacaaaacaaaaaaaaaaaccccaaacaaacaaacaaaaaaaacccaaacaaacaacttcAAATTATTTGTGTGCTCTGAGGATGGAAGATAGCATAGCTGGTTATGGGAGTTGATCTCTGTGGAGGATAAACCGCAAAAAATATGTGATGGTGCTGAAGGATAGGCAAAGGGTTGACTCTTGTAACCAGTGAAAATGATTGCTTTGTGTTTACAAAATAAGAGCAAGTTATTGCAGcttgaaatttttttttgttttggttttctagCAAGTTATACATCTTAACTTAGCAGAAGACTGCATGAGCAAGTTCAAATCTAACATAGAAAGGCTCTGTAAAACTGAACAGGtatgttgaaaaaaaaaccccacatagcAAGCAACAACTTGCTACAAATGTGCCTTGTTTGTTCCTAAGAGTAAATGCTTGTTTTCAACTGACAACAGTAGTCTGTCTCTTgccgattttttttttttttttttttgaggggtgtGATCAATTATTGAGAGAGAAGCATTAAACTCAGTGAGATATACAAGGCTCTTACTCTGCCAATAAAGGCCTTTTGTTTGTTGTCTTTATATCTGGCTAATTTGCATAAGGagaatctttgttttctttgttcaaAACTATTATGAAGTTGCCTGACTAAAAAGCAAGCCCTTTTAAAATGCCTGGGAAAAGCATCTGCTAGGGTGAGGTATTGCCTGTGCTACTAATGTTGAGTTATACCtaacaatttttatttatataaattctAAATATCAAACAGTTCAAAATCTGAGTGTTAAGTAGTATTATAATGCTGTAACTATTGAAATAACAATGACAGACTTGTCATACTGAGTTTAAGTTGATGCAGCTTGATAGTTTCCTGAAACCTGTTGtttcataaaaatgcatttcaaaacacacaaaacacagaagtggtgggttttttgtttgtgtgtgtgttattggtttattttttttttaatgactactCACTAAACCATGTGGGTTTGtcgttttttttcctttgttttattttttcttttattttaggaCTTAGCTCTTGGAACTGACGTAGAAGGTCAAAGGGTGAAAGACTCAATGAGAGTCCTCCTTCCGGTTCTGCTTAACAAAAGTCATGAGAGCTATGACAAAATTAGAGCTATTCTCCTCTACATCTTTAGTACTAATGGTATGCTAAGCTACcctattttgttgttgttgtttctttcagTGGTATGGATGTCAGCTCAAGTTTTGGGCTACTTCTAAGTTTTGGGCTAGTATTTTTAGTTAAGAATCTGTACTGGAGGTGATGGACAAGTTTGAAAGAAATACTGTCCATCTTCTGTAGCTTGTCTCCAATTAGTAATGAGGTATTACTGGTAAGGAGTTCAGACATTCAATATAAGTGCTGATCTATGCAGTGTTCAGCATCATTCCTGTTCTTGGATGTTGGCAACAGTTtaaattttctccttttaactTACTATTGAAGCTGTTAAATGGGGAGTTCTGTGTCTATTGCAACTCGAAAATTAACTCAGTGGGGAAGAATTTCTAG from Lathamus discolor isolate bLatDis1 chromosome 3, bLatDis1.hap1, whole genome shotgun sequence encodes the following:
- the STXBP3 gene encoding syntaxin-binding protein 3 produces the protein MAPAAWGLKSLVWQKLKSSIFEDCKKEEEWKVMLLDDYTTKLLSLCCKMTDLLAEGITVVENVYKNREPVPHMKAIYFITPTKKSVDGLIDDFISKSSSRYKAAYVYFTDFCPDNLFNKIKSSCAKSIRRCKEINISFFPYESRVFTLNVPDAFYRCYSPTLAKTKDKDAVMQVMAEQIVTLCATLDENPGVRYKSGPSDRACKLAELVEKNLENYYETDEKSQIKAKTHSQLIIIDRGFDPVSTVLHELTFQAMAYDLLPIENDTYKYKTEGKEREAILEEDDELWVKIRHQHIADVIEEIPKLFKEASSKRKAAEGKVSISALTQLMKKMPLYRKEISRQVIHLNLAEDCMSKFKSNIERLCKTEQDLALGTDVEGQRVKDSMRVLLPVLLNKSHESYDKIRAILLYIFSTNGTTQENLDKLIQNVQIQSDSDMIRNWKYLDVPVISSSAAQQHKYPRRDRSSEETYQLSRWTPVIKDVMEDAIENKLDSKDWPYCSKCPPTWNGSGVVSARQKPKGSYKDERRSSARLIIFVIGGITYSEMRSAYEVSQAYKSCEVVIGSTHILTPKRLLDEVKSLSKPKDMVYIKDE